In one Chitinophaga sancti genomic region, the following are encoded:
- a CDS encoding GDSL-type esterase/lipase family protein, which produces MRTYGQRAGVYLLMLVIAQLPSMAQKKAVTNVNIVFIGNSITHGATLKEPEKEAPPVRAVEWLQTQEGVGKVNYTNQGVSGYTTVDFLPATGKAFKKVEAAAEAYKAEKDALLVFSIDLGTNDSAVEGPNGAPVSPENYKKNLQAIIDQLLTDFPGSRVVVHQPIWYSPNTYNGAIYLQRGLDRLQTYFPEINALVKEYGKTKPGQVIVGDKLGFGHFKQHAAAELQAEEGWQGVFYLHPNKAGAESLGKLWGKGIYKLLK; this is translated from the coding sequence ATGAGAACCTATGGCCAACGGGCGGGTGTATACCTGCTCATGCTGGTGATTGCCCAGCTACCGTCGATGGCGCAAAAGAAAGCCGTCACAAATGTGAACATTGTATTTATTGGTAACAGCATTACGCATGGGGCCACACTAAAGGAACCGGAGAAGGAGGCGCCGCCGGTACGAGCGGTGGAGTGGTTGCAAACCCAGGAAGGGGTCGGTAAAGTGAATTATACCAACCAGGGCGTAAGCGGTTATACCACGGTAGATTTTCTGCCAGCTACCGGGAAAGCATTTAAGAAAGTGGAGGCTGCGGCCGAAGCTTATAAGGCAGAGAAAGATGCATTGTTAGTATTTTCAATTGATTTAGGCACTAACGATAGTGCCGTAGAGGGGCCCAATGGAGCTCCCGTATCTCCCGAAAACTATAAGAAGAACTTACAGGCGATCATCGATCAGTTACTCACGGATTTTCCGGGGAGCAGGGTGGTGGTACACCAACCTATCTGGTATAGTCCGAATACCTATAATGGTGCGATCTATTTACAGCGTGGGCTGGACAGGCTCCAAACTTATTTCCCTGAGATCAATGCCCTGGTGAAGGAGTATGGAAAAACAAAGCCCGGGCAGGTAATTGTGGGTGATAAACTGGGATTTGGGCATTTTAAGCAACATGCGGCGGCAGAACTGCAGGCTGAAGAAGGCTGGCAGGGTGTATTTTACCTGCATCCCAACAAAGCAGGGGCAGAAAGCCTTGGAAAACTGTGGGGGAAAGGCATTTATAAGTTACTGAAATAG
- a CDS encoding sensor histidine kinase — protein MTKKFTILLVDDRMENLISLEQMLLADNRTFIHASSGNEALKQVLKHDDIGLIMLDVQMPDMDGFEVARLLKANPKTRNISLIFVTAINKDEYDVLEGFKKGAVDYLSKPLDINVTRAKVNVFEQLYFYQDELKQTLKEKEQINGQLERFMHVVAHDLKTPLSGITGLLMLMQEEQEIKSSTMLSEYMNMSVLAASQMADMITAILDYSKEHQFNNKTEDVEVSEMLQQQIKLLFPPANVRIEVGPDMPVLHTSRQKLQQVFQNLLSNAIKYNDKAVAEISVGGAPDGEFYKFYVKDNGPGIEDKDNERIFRLFEKADKDDDKGTGIGLNILKLLVETQGGRVWVESRLGEGSCFYFQWRR, from the coding sequence ATGACTAAGAAATTTACCATCCTGCTGGTAGACGATAGAATGGAGAATTTGATATCGTTGGAACAAATGCTGCTGGCGGATAACAGGACGTTTATACATGCTTCATCGGGCAACGAAGCATTGAAGCAGGTATTAAAACACGACGATATTGGCCTGATCATGCTGGATGTGCAGATGCCGGATATGGATGGTTTTGAAGTAGCCCGTTTACTCAAAGCCAACCCGAAAACAAGGAACATCTCCCTCATTTTTGTGACAGCCATCAACAAGGACGAATACGACGTGCTGGAAGGATTTAAGAAGGGCGCCGTTGATTACCTGTCCAAGCCACTGGACATTAATGTAACGCGGGCCAAGGTAAATGTATTCGAGCAATTATATTTTTACCAGGATGAACTGAAGCAAACACTGAAAGAGAAAGAACAGATCAATGGACAGCTGGAGCGTTTTATGCACGTAGTGGCACATGATCTGAAAACACCACTCTCAGGGATCACCGGTTTGCTGATGCTTATGCAGGAAGAACAGGAGATCAAAAGCTCCACGATGCTGTCAGAGTACATGAATATGTCTGTGCTGGCTGCCAGCCAGATGGCGGATATGATCACAGCGATCCTTGACTATAGCAAAGAACACCAGTTCAATAACAAAACGGAAGATGTAGAAGTCAGTGAGATGTTGCAACAGCAGATCAAACTGTTGTTCCCGCCGGCAAATGTAAGGATTGAAGTGGGGCCGGATATGCCCGTGTTGCATACCAGCAGGCAGAAACTGCAGCAGGTATTCCAGAATTTACTGAGTAACGCGATTAAGTATAACGATAAAGCAGTAGCAGAGATCAGTGTGGGCGGTGCACCAGATGGTGAGTTTTATAAATTTTATGTGAAGGACAATGGTCCTGGCATAGAGGATAAGGATAATGAAAGGATCTTTAGGTTGTTTGAAAAGGCTGACAAGGATGATGATAAGGGCACAGGGATAGGATTAAATATCCTCAAATTACTGGTGGAAACACAGGGGGGCAGGGTATGGGTAGAATCCCGTTTAGGAGAGGGGAGCTGTTTCTACTTCCAGTGGCGGAGATAA
- a CDS encoding chemotaxis protein CheB produces the protein MKDKKYDIITIGGSAGSIAVLTSILDALPDHLQVPVVIVLHRLRNVQSEMGRLLSAKRRIIEPEDKEAVKPRNIYLAPQNYHLMLEADKTFMLDYSELVNYSRPSIDMTFSSVADVYGSRALAILLSGANKDGAAGMRDIIAAGGTGIVQDPATAAFVAMPQAALEMSKEIHVLSVEDIIKFIINEP, from the coding sequence ATGAAAGACAAAAAATACGATATTATCACCATCGGAGGGTCAGCCGGTAGCATCGCTGTATTGACAAGCATTCTCGATGCGCTGCCCGATCATTTACAGGTTCCTGTTGTAATCGTATTGCACCGGCTCCGCAATGTGCAGAGTGAAATGGGCAGACTGCTCTCCGCCAAAAGAAGAATTATTGAACCTGAAGATAAAGAAGCCGTAAAGCCCCGTAACATTTACCTGGCCCCACAAAATTATCACCTGATGCTGGAGGCTGATAAGACCTTTATGCTGGATTATTCAGAGCTCGTCAATTACAGCCGGCCTTCCATTGACATGACCTTTAGCAGTGTGGCAGATGTATATGGCAGCAGGGCGCTGGCCATTTTGCTGAGCGGCGCCAATAAAGATGGTGCAGCAGGCATGCGCGATATTATCGCCGCAGGTGGTACCGGCATTGTACAGGATCCTGCTACTGCGGCCTTCGTTGCAATGCCGCAGGCAGCCCTGGAAATGAGCAAAGAGATTCATGTACTGTCAGTTGAAGATATAATAAAATTTATAATTAATGAACCATGA
- a CDS encoding CheR family methyltransferase has protein sequence MKEDISNADFVDIVNIIKLQYGYDFTGYAQASLKRRIVRFMSCAGLATVFELKYQLVNDADFFNRLVQYITVNVTEMFRDPLFYHTLRTQVLPKLAAYPNIKIWHAGCSTGEEVFSMAILLHEAGLLGRTRIYATDLNPMNLEKANMGILPLDNMKDYVYNYIQSGGLGDFSNYYTARYDNVLIKKELRKHITFFQHNLVTDTVFNEFQLICCRNVFIYFNRELQNHVLQLFYDSLSPRGYLAMGIKETMRFASIHEKFETIHAAHKIYRRKG, from the coding sequence ATGAAGGAAGACATATCTAATGCAGATTTCGTTGATATTGTTAATATTATAAAGCTGCAATACGGATATGATTTCACCGGTTATGCGCAGGCGTCGCTCAAACGCCGGATTGTTCGTTTTATGAGCTGTGCCGGACTGGCTACCGTATTTGAGCTGAAGTATCAGCTTGTCAATGATGCAGATTTTTTTAACCGGCTGGTACAGTATATTACCGTAAATGTGACGGAAATGTTCCGTGATCCCTTGTTTTATCACACGCTGCGGACACAGGTACTTCCTAAGCTGGCGGCGTATCCTAATATTAAAATATGGCATGCCGGTTGTTCTACCGGGGAAGAGGTTTTTTCTATGGCCATCCTGCTGCATGAGGCCGGGCTGCTGGGAAGAACCAGGATATATGCAACTGACCTCAACCCAATGAACCTCGAAAAGGCAAATATGGGTATCTTACCGCTGGATAACATGAAGGACTATGTTTATAATTATATTCAGTCGGGAGGGTTAGGCGATTTTTCAAATTATTATACCGCGAGGTATGACAATGTGCTGATTAAAAAAGAACTGCGGAAGCATATTACCTTTTTCCAGCACAACCTGGTAACAGATACAGTGTTTAATGAGTTCCAGCTCATTTGTTGCCGGAATGTATTTATATATTTTAACAGGGAATTGCAGAACCACGTATTGCAATTATTCTACGATAGCCTTTCCCCACGCGGTTACCTGGCCATGGGAATCAAAGAAACGATGCGCTTTGCCAGCATCCATGAGAAATTTGAAACGATACATGCGGCGCATAAGATCTACCGGAGAAAAGGATAA